In a single window of the Acipenser ruthenus chromosome 20, fAciRut3.2 maternal haplotype, whole genome shotgun sequence genome:
- the LOC117425046 gene encoding zinc finger protein 250-like isoform X3 encodes MTATDHRVNTEERGGREPDQLICGECRNTTGAGSYLCELCGRCFLSRTVLAYHYRSTHKLQPAGSPLHNPPRCEDVVATQDAASENGCLGLLLVLEPETRVPLDNQDGKCVDIDSVAVPDSGVLPKNTSPGGFDCPICGKVFQKHRLLQRHSETHRPRRDFLCERCGKTFASRSRLVAHRQRHMVAPRVYSCPQCEFRSALPALAQAHRQLHAAGCQRCSLCGNVYTDRATLRKHMRVHAQERPYECSQPGCGWRFKTEVMLKAHVRAHTSRGGFECPDCGYPFRRKHHLQRHQEKMHGAARRGTHRQAWAGQNPRLGDDAVDIFTENTEILDVERGIQAAQLTLTVGSEETVPHASGLHARKELVWKR; translated from the exons ATGACTGCAACAGATCATCGTGTCAATACTGAAG AAAGAGGAGGACGAGAGCCAGACCAGCTGATTTGCGGGGAGTGTCGAA ACACCACTGGTGCTGGTTCTTACCTTTGTGAGTTGTGTGGCCGATGTTTCCTGTCTCGCACAGTGCTGGCTTACCACTACCGCAGCACACATAAACTACAGCCTGCTGGCTCACCTTTACACAACCCTCCTCGTTGTGAGGATGTGGTAGCCACACAGGATGCAGCATCAGAAAATGGCTGTCTGGGTTTGCTGTTAGTTTTGGAACCGGAAACAAGAGTCCCTTTGGATAACCAAGATGGAAAATGTGTTGACATTGACAGCGTGGCAGTCCCAGATAGTGGTGTCCTTCCCAAGAATACTTCCCCAGGTGGATTTGACTGCCCTATCTGTGGGAAGGTGTTTCAGAAGCACCGTTTACTGCAGAGGCACAGCGAGACCCACAGGCCCAGGAGGGACTTCCTGTGTGAGCGCTGCGGAAAGACATTTGCCTCCCGGAGCAGGCTGGTAGCTCACCGGCAGCGCCACATGGTGGCCCCCCGTGTCTACTCCTGCCCGCAGTGTGAGTTCCGTTCAGCCCTTCCTGCCCTGGCACAGGCACACAGGCAGCTCCACGCGGCCGGCTGCCAACGCTGTTCCCTCTGTGGAAACGTCTACACTGACCGTGCCACCCTCCGCAAGCACATGCGTGTTCACGCCCAGGAGAGGCCATACGAATGCAGTCAGCCGGGCTGTGGCTGGAGGTTCAAG ACTGAAGTCATGCTGAAGGCACATGTCCGTGCCCACACGTCTCGAGGGGGGTTCGAGTGCCCAGACTGTGGCTACCCCTTCCGCAGGAAACACCACCTCCAGAGGCACCAGGAGAAAATGCACGGGGCAGCTAGAAGGGGGACACACCGGCAGGCCTGGGCAGGGCAGAACCCACGGCTGGGAGATG ATGCTGTTGATATCTTTACAGAGAACACTGAGATCCTGGATGTAGAGAGAGGCATTCAGGCGGCTCAGCTCACACTGACGGTGGGGAGTGAGGAAACCGTTCCCCATGCTTCGGGCCTGCATGCCAGAAAAGAGCTTGTTTGGAAGCGCTGA
- the LOC117425046 gene encoding zinc finger protein 250-like isoform X2 gives MTATDHRVNTEERGGREPDQLICGECRSEFRQISEFIHHKAEHTTGAGSYLCELCGRCFLSRTVLAYHYRSTHKLQPAGSPLHNPPRCEDVVATQDAASENGCLGLLLVLEPETRVPLDNQDGKCVDIDSVAVPDSGVLPKNTSPGGFDCPICGKVFQKHRLLQRHSETHRPRRDFLCERCGKTFASRSRLVAHRQRHMVAPRVYSCPQCEFRSALPALAQAHRQLHAAGCQRCSLCGNVYTDRATLRKHMRVHAQERPYECSQPGCGWRFKTEVMLKAHVRAHTSRGGFECPDCGYPFRRKHHLQRHQEKMHGAARRGTHRQAWAGQNPRLGDENTEILDVERGIQAAQLTLTVGSEETVPHASGLHARKELVWKR, from the exons ATGACTGCAACAGATCATCGTGTCAATACTGAAG AAAGAGGAGGACGAGAGCCAGACCAGCTGATTTGCGGGGAGTGTCGAAGTGAGTTTCGCCAGATTTCTGAGTTCATCCACCACAAGGCAGAAC ACACCACTGGTGCTGGTTCTTACCTTTGTGAGTTGTGTGGCCGATGTTTCCTGTCTCGCACAGTGCTGGCTTACCACTACCGCAGCACACATAAACTACAGCCTGCTGGCTCACCTTTACACAACCCTCCTCGTTGTGAGGATGTGGTAGCCACACAGGATGCAGCATCAGAAAATGGCTGTCTGGGTTTGCTGTTAGTTTTGGAACCGGAAACAAGAGTCCCTTTGGATAACCAAGATGGAAAATGTGTTGACATTGACAGCGTGGCAGTCCCAGATAGTGGTGTCCTTCCCAAGAATACTTCCCCAGGTGGATTTGACTGCCCTATCTGTGGGAAGGTGTTTCAGAAGCACCGTTTACTGCAGAGGCACAGCGAGACCCACAGGCCCAGGAGGGACTTCCTGTGTGAGCGCTGCGGAAAGACATTTGCCTCCCGGAGCAGGCTGGTAGCTCACCGGCAGCGCCACATGGTGGCCCCCCGTGTCTACTCCTGCCCGCAGTGTGAGTTCCGTTCAGCCCTTCCTGCCCTGGCACAGGCACACAGGCAGCTCCACGCGGCCGGCTGCCAACGCTGTTCCCTCTGTGGAAACGTCTACACTGACCGTGCCACCCTCCGCAAGCACATGCGTGTTCACGCCCAGGAGAGGCCATACGAATGCAGTCAGCCGGGCTGTGGCTGGAGGTTCAAG ACTGAAGTCATGCTGAAGGCACATGTCCGTGCCCACACGTCTCGAGGGGGGTTCGAGTGCCCAGACTGTGGCTACCCCTTCCGCAGGAAACACCACCTCCAGAGGCACCAGGAGAAAATGCACGGGGCAGCTAGAAGGGGGACACACCGGCAGGCCTGGGCAGGGCAGAACCCACGGCTGGGAGATG AGAACACTGAGATCCTGGATGTAGAGAGAGGCATTCAGGCGGCTCAGCTCACACTGACGGTGGGGAGTGAGGAAACCGTTCCCCATGCTTCGGGCCTGCATGCCAGAAAAGAGCTTGTTTGGAAGCGCTGA
- the LOC117425046 gene encoding zinc finger protein 250-like isoform X1, with protein sequence MTATDHRVNTEERGGREPDQLICGECRSEFRQISEFIHHKAEHTTGAGSYLCELCGRCFLSRTVLAYHYRSTHKLQPAGSPLHNPPRCEDVVATQDAASENGCLGLLLVLEPETRVPLDNQDGKCVDIDSVAVPDSGVLPKNTSPGGFDCPICGKVFQKHRLLQRHSETHRPRRDFLCERCGKTFASRSRLVAHRQRHMVAPRVYSCPQCEFRSALPALAQAHRQLHAAGCQRCSLCGNVYTDRATLRKHMRVHAQERPYECSQPGCGWRFKTEVMLKAHVRAHTSRGGFECPDCGYPFRRKHHLQRHQEKMHGAARRGTHRQAWAGQNPRLGDDAVDIFTENTEILDVERGIQAAQLTLTVGSEETVPHASGLHARKELVWKR encoded by the exons ATGACTGCAACAGATCATCGTGTCAATACTGAAG AAAGAGGAGGACGAGAGCCAGACCAGCTGATTTGCGGGGAGTGTCGAAGTGAGTTTCGCCAGATTTCTGAGTTCATCCACCACAAGGCAGAAC ACACCACTGGTGCTGGTTCTTACCTTTGTGAGTTGTGTGGCCGATGTTTCCTGTCTCGCACAGTGCTGGCTTACCACTACCGCAGCACACATAAACTACAGCCTGCTGGCTCACCTTTACACAACCCTCCTCGTTGTGAGGATGTGGTAGCCACACAGGATGCAGCATCAGAAAATGGCTGTCTGGGTTTGCTGTTAGTTTTGGAACCGGAAACAAGAGTCCCTTTGGATAACCAAGATGGAAAATGTGTTGACATTGACAGCGTGGCAGTCCCAGATAGTGGTGTCCTTCCCAAGAATACTTCCCCAGGTGGATTTGACTGCCCTATCTGTGGGAAGGTGTTTCAGAAGCACCGTTTACTGCAGAGGCACAGCGAGACCCACAGGCCCAGGAGGGACTTCCTGTGTGAGCGCTGCGGAAAGACATTTGCCTCCCGGAGCAGGCTGGTAGCTCACCGGCAGCGCCACATGGTGGCCCCCCGTGTCTACTCCTGCCCGCAGTGTGAGTTCCGTTCAGCCCTTCCTGCCCTGGCACAGGCACACAGGCAGCTCCACGCGGCCGGCTGCCAACGCTGTTCCCTCTGTGGAAACGTCTACACTGACCGTGCCACCCTCCGCAAGCACATGCGTGTTCACGCCCAGGAGAGGCCATACGAATGCAGTCAGCCGGGCTGTGGCTGGAGGTTCAAG ACTGAAGTCATGCTGAAGGCACATGTCCGTGCCCACACGTCTCGAGGGGGGTTCGAGTGCCCAGACTGTGGCTACCCCTTCCGCAGGAAACACCACCTCCAGAGGCACCAGGAGAAAATGCACGGGGCAGCTAGAAGGGGGACACACCGGCAGGCCTGGGCAGGGCAGAACCCACGGCTGGGAGATG ATGCTGTTGATATCTTTACAGAGAACACTGAGATCCTGGATGTAGAGAGAGGCATTCAGGCGGCTCAGCTCACACTGACGGTGGGGAGTGAGGAAACCGTTCCCCATGCTTCGGGCCTGCATGCCAGAAAAGAGCTTGTTTGGAAGCGCTGA